From a single Sphingobium sp. genomic region:
- the yidD gene encoding membrane protein insertion efficiency factor YidD, with product MIARLLILVARGWQIGPSRILPPTCRYAPSCSAYAIEALQKHGAIKGGWLAMKRLLRCHPWGGHGYDPVP from the coding sequence ATGATCGCCCGCCTGCTGATTCTGGTTGCTCGAGGGTGGCAAATCGGGCCTTCGCGTATCCTGCCGCCCACTTGCCGCTATGCGCCAAGCTGTTCGGCCTACGCGATCGAGGCGTTGCAGAAACATGGCGCGATTAAGGGTGGCTGGCTGGCGATGAAACGGCTATTGCGCTGCCATCCTTGGGGCGGGCACGGATATGATCCAGTACCTTGA
- a CDS encoding DUF559 domain-containing protein: protein MKRPEFRKRDIDRSRELRLGASPAERKLWRAVSGAKLSGHRFTRQFQIGPYFCDLVSRSARLVVEIDGFSHDIRHNYDAKRDQFLKTQGYRVLRFTNDDVTQNLEGVVETIMLALGPSPSPSRKREGD from the coding sequence ATGAAACGCCCTGAATTTCGGAAGCGCGACATAGATCGGTCACGGGAATTGCGGCTCGGCGCATCGCCAGCCGAACGAAAACTCTGGCGCGCAGTTTCCGGAGCTAAGCTATCAGGTCATCGCTTTACCCGGCAGTTTCAGATTGGACCCTATTTCTGCGATCTCGTTAGCCGTTCAGCTAGGTTGGTTGTCGAGATTGATGGTTTTTCTCACGATATCCGGCACAATTACGATGCGAAACGGGATCAGTTTTTGAAAACACAAGGCTATCGCGTTTTGCGATTTACAAATGACGATGTGACGCAAAATCTAGAGGGCGTAGTTGAGACCATCATGCTCGCTCTCGGGCCCTCCCCTAGCCCCTCCCGCAAGCGGGAGGGGGACTGA
- a CDS encoding YifB family Mg chelatase-like AAA ATPase: MVATVSTVAYLGLDARAVEVQCQVAPGMVAFTVVGLPDKAVAESRERVRSAIAALGLSLPPKRITVNLSPADLPKEGSHYDLPIALALLSAMGLIDGEALSHYVVVGELGLDGRVAASPGVLLAALNASSRQMGLICPAVQGAEAAWAGQIEVVAAPDLLSLLNHLKGQGLLRPPEPGHAQAPLRGPDLKQVKGQETAKRALEIAAAGGHNLLMIGPPGAGKSLLASCLPGILPELTPAEALEVSMIASVAGMLEGGRISRNRPFRAPHHSASMPALVGGGLKVRPGEVSLAHLGILFLDELPEFQRVVLDSLRQPLETGEVSVARANSHVTFPARVQLVAAMNPCRCGHLGDAALACSRAPRCAADYQSKVSGPLLDRIDLHVEVEAVSAADLVLPSPAEGSDQVSARVLTARQVQTERLAGSGCRTNAELNGELLDAHATPDEPGQRLLAQASEAMRLSARGYTRILRVARTIADLAGCATTGRIHIAEALSYRRQPPRN; this comes from the coding sequence ATGGTCGCAACCGTTTCCACCGTCGCTTATCTGGGCCTTGATGCCCGCGCCGTAGAGGTTCAGTGTCAGGTGGCGCCCGGCATGGTGGCCTTTACCGTTGTTGGCCTGCCCGACAAGGCCGTCGCAGAAAGCCGCGAACGGGTGCGTTCGGCCATTGCCGCGTTGGGCCTGTCGCTGCCGCCCAAACGGATCACCGTAAACTTGTCGCCGGCTGACTTGCCCAAGGAAGGATCGCATTACGATCTGCCAATCGCGCTGGCGTTGCTTTCGGCCATGGGGCTGATCGATGGGGAGGCTTTATCGCATTATGTCGTGGTTGGCGAACTTGGCCTTGATGGGCGGGTTGCCGCATCGCCCGGTGTGCTGCTCGCCGCGCTCAATGCGTCATCGCGGCAGATGGGTTTGATCTGCCCCGCCGTGCAGGGTGCCGAGGCCGCCTGGGCAGGGCAGATAGAGGTGGTCGCCGCGCCCGATCTCCTGTCTCTGCTCAACCATCTGAAAGGGCAGGGGCTGTTGCGTCCGCCCGAACCGGGCCATGCTCAAGCGCCTTTACGTGGCCCCGATCTGAAGCAGGTAAAAGGGCAGGAAACGGCGAAGCGTGCGCTCGAAATCGCAGCGGCAGGGGGGCATAATCTGCTCATGATCGGCCCGCCCGGTGCCGGGAAATCGTTGCTTGCTTCTTGCTTGCCGGGAATATTGCCCGAATTGACCCCGGCAGAGGCGCTGGAGGTTTCGATGATTGCGTCGGTCGCGGGCATGCTTGAAGGCGGGCGCATTTCCCGTAATCGGCCTTTTCGCGCTCCGCATCACAGTGCATCCATGCCAGCGCTGGTCGGCGGCGGGCTGAAGGTGCGGCCGGGTGAAGTCAGCCTTGCCCATCTGGGTATATTATTCTTGGATGAATTACCCGAATTTCAGAGAGTTGTACTCGATAGTTTACGCCAACCCTTGGAGACGGGTGAGGTTAGTGTGGCCCGCGCGAACAGCCATGTGACCTTTCCAGCCCGGGTGCAGCTGGTGGCGGCGATGAACCCTTGTCGCTGCGGCCATCTGGGCGATGCCGCGCTTGCTTGCAGCCGGGCACCACGCTGCGCCGCCGATTACCAATCCAAGGTTTCAGGCCCACTGCTCGACCGGATTGACCTGCATGTTGAGGTAGAGGCTGTCAGTGCGGCTGATCTGGTTCTGCCATCCCCCGCCGAAGGATCCGACCAGGTTTCTGCCCGCGTGCTCACCGCGCGGCAAGTGCAGACCGAAAGACTGGCCGGTTCTGGCTGTCGCACCAATGCCGAACTGAACGGAGAGTTGCTGGATGCCCATGCCACGCCTGATGAACCGGGGCAGCGATTATTGGCACAGGCGAGCGAGGCGATGCGGCTGTCTGCCCGAGGCTATACCCGCATTTTGCGCGTCGCGCGCACCATCGCCGACCTTGCCGGCTGCGCGACAACCGGACGGATCCACATCGCCGAGGCGCTATCCTATCGCAGGCAACCGCCGAGGAACTAA
- the dapE gene encoding succinyl-diaminopimelate desuccinylase produces MTESLALTYAQRLIACESVTPAHGAVFDTLEAMLAPMGFAVERFVSGADDADPAHGGPVENLFAIRGKGGRHFAFAGHVDVVPPGAGWTSEPFAPEIRGDLLYGRGAVDMKGSIAAFVAAVEKIPENAGTISLIITGDEEGPAIHGTRALIDHMKARGTLPELCLVGEPTSVNRLGDMMKVGRRGSVNMWITVEGTQGHVAYPHLADNPIPRLIAILSQIKAIELDQGTEFFQPSNIEITELHTGNPATNVIPAKALARLSIRFNDLHSGESLVEMIRAIVEPGSGTLTAMISGEAFLTPPGELSAAMAAIVEEVTGIAPEASTTGGTSDARFLSKLCPVVEFGLCNATMHKLDEAVAIADLDALAEIYRRVTLRLLAA; encoded by the coding sequence ATGACCGAGAGTTTGGCTCTCACTTACGCCCAACGCCTGATTGCATGCGAAAGCGTCACGCCCGCCCACGGCGCGGTATTCGATACGCTGGAGGCGATGCTCGCTCCCATGGGCTTTGCCGTCGAGCGCTTTGTTTCAGGCGCGGATGATGCCGATCCGGCCCATGGCGGGCCTGTGGAAAACCTGTTTGCAATCCGTGGAAAAGGTGGGCGGCATTTTGCCTTTGCCGGCCATGTCGACGTCGTTCCGCCTGGCGCCGGCTGGACGAGCGAACCCTTTGCGCCTGAAATCCGGGGCGATCTGCTCTATGGGCGCGGCGCGGTGGATATGAAGGGCAGCATCGCGGCATTTGTCGCTGCAGTCGAAAAAATTCCCGAAAATGCTGGGACGATCAGCCTGATCATTACCGGTGATGAGGAAGGCCCGGCCATCCATGGCACCCGCGCATTGATAGATCATATGAAGGCACGCGGCACCCTTCCCGAGCTGTGCCTTGTAGGGGAGCCGACCAGCGTCAACCGCTTGGGTGACATGATGAAGGTCGGCCGGCGCGGGTCGGTGAATATGTGGATCACCGTTGAAGGGACGCAGGGCCATGTGGCCTATCCGCATCTTGCCGACAATCCGATCCCCAGACTGATCGCGATCCTTTCGCAGATCAAAGCAATCGAACTCGACCAAGGCACAGAGTTTTTTCAGCCAAGCAATATCGAGATTACCGAATTGCACACGGGCAACCCGGCGACCAATGTGATCCCTGCCAAAGCATTGGCGCGGCTATCTATCCGCTTCAATGATCTGCATAGCGGCGAAAGCCTGGTGGAGATGATCCGCGCGATTGTCGAACCGGGCAGCGGCACTTTGACCGCAATGATTTCGGGGGAAGCATTTCTGACGCCGCCGGGCGAACTGAGCGCGGCGATGGCGGCCATTGTCGAGGAGGTCACCGGCATTGCGCCCGAGGCATCGACCACCGGCGGCACATCGGATGCGCGCTTTCTTTCAAAGCTTTGCCCCGTGGTCGAATTCGGGCTGTGCAATGCAACGATGCACAAGCTGGACGAAGCCGTGGCGATTGCCGACCTTGATGCGCTGGCAGAGATTTACCGCCGGGTAACGCTGCGATTATTGGCGGCGTAA
- a CDS encoding glutathione S-transferase family protein produces the protein MTLKLIIGNKAYSSWSMRGWLACKQSGLHFEELTVPLYDESWDERKREEDLAPSSGKVPILWDGDAVIWDSMAILEYLADKVGRDRFWPKDDVARGMARAMSSEMHSGFLPLRRECSMNLRKTYEDVKISEETRNDALRILSLWAEARARFGDDGPYLFGTYSAADIMYAPVVTRFVTYGFTLPGFAAAYVEAILAHPWTQQWYAAARDEQWVIERFEAAPAK, from the coding sequence ATGACCCTCAAACTAATCATCGGCAACAAGGCCTATTCCAGCTGGTCGATGCGCGGCTGGCTTGCCTGCAAGCAGTCCGGCCTCCATTTCGAAGAACTCACCGTTCCGCTTTACGATGAAAGCTGGGACGAACGGAAGCGCGAGGAAGATCTGGCGCCTTCATCCGGGAAGGTACCGATCCTGTGGGATGGCGATGCCGTGATTTGGGACAGTATGGCGATCCTGGAATATCTTGCTGATAAGGTCGGCCGCGACCGTTTCTGGCCCAAGGATGACGTCGCGCGCGGCATGGCCCGGGCAATGTCGTCGGAAATGCATTCAGGCTTTCTGCCGCTGCGTCGCGAATGTTCGATGAACCTGCGCAAGACCTATGAAGATGTGAAAATCAGCGAGGAAACGCGCAACGATGCGCTGCGTATCCTCAGCCTTTGGGCAGAGGCACGCGCACGTTTTGGCGATGACGGGCCCTATCTGTTTGGAACCTATAGCGCTGCAGATATCATGTACGCCCCGGTCGTAACCCGCTTTGTCACCTATGGCTTCACTCTGCCCGGCTTTGCCGCCGCTTATGTCGAGGCAATACTCGCCCACCCTTGGACGCAGCAATGGTACGCCGCCGCGCGGGACGAGCAGTGGGTGATAGAAAGATTTGAGGCAGCACCAGCCAAGTGA
- a CDS encoding regulatory protein RecX, whose product MRKPLNPLKLRDLALRYVGRYATSRKKLSDYLGRKLHERGWDSEEAVNIDALIDDFARLGYIDDAAFAAARARTMAARGLGARRVHEDLRAKGIAENDAEDARSETDAQKWQSADRFAERKRIGPYATEAATDELKRKQFAAFLRAGHDFEIARKYVTALPGTVLEAD is encoded by the coding sequence GTGCGCAAGCCCCTGAATCCGCTGAAGCTGCGCGATCTCGCGCTGCGCTATGTTGGCCGATATGCAACCAGTCGCAAGAAGCTGTCCGATTATCTTGGCCGCAAGCTGCACGAGCGCGGCTGGGACAGCGAAGAGGCAGTCAATATCGATGCGCTGATCGACGATTTTGCAAGACTTGGCTATATCGACGACGCCGCTTTTGCCGCCGCCCGCGCCCGCACCATGGCGGCCCGCGGCCTTGGCGCACGCCGGGTGCATGAAGATCTGCGCGCCAAGGGGATAGCCGAAAACGACGCCGAAGACGCCCGCAGCGAAACCGATGCGCAAAAATGGCAATCGGCAGACCGTTTTGCCGAACGCAAGCGCATTGGCCCTTATGCGACCGAAGCTGCAACGGACGAACTGAAACGCAAACAATTCGCGGCCTTCCTGCGTGCGGGCCATGATTTCGAAATTGCACGCAAATATGTCACCGCTTTGCCAGGCACAGTTTTGGAGGCAGATTGA
- the rpmH gene encoding 50S ribosomal protein L34 — translation MKRTFQPSNLVRARRHGFRLRMSTASGRAILNARRARGRKKLSA, via the coding sequence ATGAAGCGCACCTTTCAACCGAGCAATCTCGTCCGCGCCCGTCGCCACGGTTTCCGTCTGCGTATGTCGACGGCAAGCGGCCGTGCGATCCTGAATGCGCGCCGCGCCCGCGGCCGCAAAAAGCTGTCGGCCTGA
- the yidC gene encoding membrane protein insertase YidC, whose protein sequence is MEDRRNIILAVVLTGLILFGWPYIAGYFFPTPPAEKTATASASGTTSAATPAADGTPTTPSADIATPAAPAKTVTLASALAANPRVLVETPKLKGSINLEGARIDDIVLTAHRQELSKNSPAVRLFAPSGTASAYFARFGWTGTGATLPTDKTVWTPSAKTLTPETPVTLTWTNPEGQRFDIKLSIDEHYLISAEQSFTNAAGLPTANVAPFGLITRKGAPADATKGGSIFTQIHIGPMGVFNGQPNYEWGYDQVAEAPGGKVDFATTGGWNGLTDKYWLAALIPDQKVPVKAEFRSEGGFNWANVRNAQLTAVDAGQTVSQTSRLFAGAKEFEELRNYTDTLGIPYLDYSIDWGWFWFIAIPFQKLLIWLFDLVGNFGVAIIGLTIIVRLFMYPVAQKQFASMAGMRAVQPKMKELQERYKDDKPKMQQELMKLYQEEKINPLAGCLPILLQIPIFFALYKILMLSVEMRHQPFILWLKDLSAPDPLTPINLFGLLPFTPPAFIAIGVLPILLGITMWLMQRLNPQPMDEVQKQVFAIMPWFLMFIMAPFAAGLQLYWVVSNLISIAQQKWLYSRHPILKEQMAKEEAEKKKAKA, encoded by the coding sequence GTGGAAGACCGGCGTAACATCATCCTGGCGGTAGTGCTGACAGGACTTATCCTTTTCGGCTGGCCCTATATCGCAGGCTATTTCTTCCCGACCCCGCCTGCGGAGAAAACCGCAACGGCGAGCGCAAGCGGCACCACCAGCGCAGCAACGCCTGCCGCCGATGGCACGCCCACGACTCCAAGCGCCGATATTGCAACCCCGGCCGCACCTGCAAAAACCGTAACACTCGCATCAGCTCTGGCGGCTAACCCGCGCGTTCTGGTCGAAACACCGAAGCTGAAAGGTTCGATCAACCTTGAAGGCGCGCGGATTGACGATATCGTTCTCACCGCGCACCGTCAGGAACTGTCGAAAAATTCGCCGGCCGTTCGTCTTTTCGCTCCCTCGGGCACGGCCAGTGCCTATTTCGCCCGTTTTGGTTGGACCGGCACCGGCGCGACTCTGCCAACTGACAAGACAGTCTGGACGCCCAGCGCTAAGACGCTGACGCCGGAAACGCCCGTCACCTTGACATGGACCAATCCCGAAGGGCAGCGGTTCGACATCAAATTGTCGATCGACGAACATTATCTGATCAGCGCCGAGCAGAGCTTTACCAACGCCGCTGGCCTGCCGACCGCCAATGTCGCACCGTTCGGCCTGATCACCCGCAAAGGTGCCCCCGCCGATGCGACCAAGGGCGGTTCGATCTTCACCCAGATCCATATCGGCCCGATGGGCGTGTTCAACGGCCAGCCCAATTATGAATGGGGTTATGACCAGGTTGCCGAAGCGCCCGGCGGCAAGGTGGATTTTGCGACCACCGGCGGCTGGAACGGCCTGACTGACAAATATTGGCTCGCCGCGCTGATCCCTGACCAGAAGGTGCCGGTAAAGGCCGAGTTTCGGTCGGAAGGCGGCTTCAACTGGGCCAATGTGCGCAACGCGCAACTGACCGCAGTCGATGCCGGCCAGACCGTCAGCCAGACATCGCGTCTCTTTGCCGGTGCGAAGGAATTTGAAGAACTGCGCAATTACACCGACACGCTCGGCATTCCCTATCTGGATTATTCGATCGATTGGGGCTGGTTCTGGTTCATCGCCATTCCCTTCCAAAAACTGCTGATCTGGCTTTTCGATCTGGTCGGCAATTTCGGCGTCGCGATCATCGGCCTGACGATTATCGTCCGCCTGTTCATGTACCCCGTTGCGCAAAAGCAATTTGCCTCAATGGCAGGCATGCGCGCCGTGCAGCCGAAGATGAAAGAGCTTCAGGAGCGCTATAAGGACGACAAGCCGAAGATGCAGCAGGAGTTGATGAAGCTGTATCAGGAAGAAAAGATCAATCCGCTTGCCGGCTGTCTGCCCATCTTGTTGCAGATTCCGATCTTTTTCGCGCTGTACAAAATCCTGATGTTGTCGGTGGAAATGCGCCACCAGCCGTTCATCCTTTGGCTGAAGGACCTTTCGGCACCCGACCCGTTGACCCCAATCAACCTGTTCGGCCTTTTGCCCTTCACGCCACCGGCCTTCATCGCAATCGGCGTGCTGCCGATCCTGCTGGGCATCACCATGTGGCTGATGCAGCGCCTGAACCCGCAGCCGATGGACGAAGTCCAAAAACAGGTCTTTGCGATCATGCCCTGGTTCCTGATGTTCATCATGGCACCCTTCGCAGCGGGCCTGCAACTCTACTGGGTCGTTTCGAACCTCATTTCGATCGCCCAGCAGAAATGGCTCTATTCGCGCCACCCGATCCTGAAGGAACAGATGGCGAAGGAAGAAGCCGAAAAGAAAAAGGCGAAAGCCTGA
- a CDS encoding peptidylprolyl isomerase, whose protein sequence is MNRRFVLAALPLIFLLTAATPPKKPAVPPAPLPDLVKIVLATELGPIELELDAKRAPIATRNFVRYVDQRRFDGITFYRAMKLAWGEQPNGLIQAGTRGDPRRDLPPIAHETTDQTGILHRAGSISMARWAPGTARGDFSILLSDMPSLDADPKSTDPEARAGYTAFGRVTAGMDIVKQIFDSPISPTLGEGAMRGQMIAKPVKVLTARRMLTP, encoded by the coding sequence ATGAACCGCCGATTCGTCCTTGCGGCGCTGCCGCTGATCTTCTTGCTCACCGCCGCTACTCCGCCGAAAAAGCCAGCCGTACCGCCTGCGCCTTTGCCTGATCTGGTGAAGATCGTGCTGGCGACCGAATTGGGCCCGATAGAGCTTGAACTCGACGCGAAGCGGGCCCCGATCGCGACGCGCAATTTCGTGCGTTATGTCGACCAGCGCCGCTTCGATGGCATCACATTCTACCGTGCGATGAAATTGGCATGGGGCGAACAGCCCAATGGGCTGATCCAGGCGGGAACGCGCGGCGATCCGAGGCGGGATCTGCCGCCAATCGCGCATGAGACAACCGATCAAACCGGGATATTGCATAGGGCCGGCAGCATTTCGATGGCGCGCTGGGCACCCGGGACCGCGCGTGGCGATTTCTCGATCCTCTTGTCGGACATGCCCAGCCTTGATGCCGATCCGAAATCGACCGATCCCGAAGCCCGGGCCGGCTATACGGCGTTCGGCAGGGTTACCGCAGGCATGGATATCGTAAAGCAGATTTTTGATTCCCCCATCTCCCCAACGCTTGGCGAAGGCGCGATGCGCGGACAGATGATTGCGAAACCGGTTAAAGTGCTTACGGCCCGGCGGATGCTAACGCCATAG
- a CDS encoding cupin domain-containing protein yields MPKIDIETIPQSNATGYPPPFDDAVKGRWWRRLAPVAGLTAMGASHVVLKPGGWSSQRHWHEGEDELLVMLSGEAVLIEDSGETILHPGDVAAWPMGVANGHHLVNRSDADCSFIAIAAGDRSLGGAYSDIDMTFAGEGYYHKDGTPYEAKRLK; encoded by the coding sequence ATGCCCAAGATCGATATCGAAACGATCCCCCAATCAAACGCCACAGGTTATCCGCCGCCCTTTGACGATGCGGTCAAGGGGCGGTGGTGGCGTCGGCTTGCGCCTGTTGCAGGGTTGACGGCGATGGGTGCCAGCCATGTCGTGCTGAAGCCCGGCGGCTGGTCGTCACAGCGTCACTGGCATGAAGGCGAGGACGAACTGCTGGTGATGTTGTCGGGAGAGGCTGTGCTGATCGAGGATAGTGGTGAGACCATCCTACACCCGGGCGACGTAGCCGCGTGGCCGATGGGCGTCGCCAATGGCCACCATCTCGTCAACCGCAGCGATGCCGATTGCAGCTTCATTGCGATCGCCGCGGGTGATCGCAGCCTAGGCGGCGCCTATTCGGATATCGACATGACCTTTGCCGGAGAAGGCTATTACCACAAGGATGGCACGCCTTATGAAGCTAAGCGGCTGAAATAG
- the rnpA gene encoding ribonuclease P protein component has translation MRGYLVIKKRPDFLAANRGKRYATPGFVLLVHDRGDADPAKRLGITITKKVGNAVIRNRMRRRFRELARELLPELGKSGADHILIGRDGGIERDFGQLREEMTKALKKVAQ, from the coding sequence ATGCGCGGCTATCTGGTCATCAAGAAAAGGCCGGACTTTCTGGCCGCCAACCGGGGGAAGCGCTATGCAACTCCCGGTTTTGTTTTGCTGGTCCACGACAGGGGCGATGCCGACCCGGCAAAGCGGCTGGGCATCACCATTACCAAGAAGGTCGGAAATGCGGTGATCCGCAACCGGATGCGCCGGCGCTTTCGCGAGCTGGCGCGCGAATTGCTCCCCGAACTTGGCAAATCCGGCGCCGACCATATCCTGATCGGCCGCGATGGCGGGATTGAGCGGGATTTCGGTCAATTGCGCGAAGAGATGACAAAGGCGCTGAAAAAGGTGGCGCAATGA
- a CDS encoding DUF1428 domain-containing protein, whose amino-acid sequence MTYIDGFVIACPKAKKQDFIDHASRSDGMFIEMGALRVIECWADDVPEGKLTDFRMAVKAEPDEDVIFSWIEWPDKATRDKAYAQMMDPTNADPRMDPEKNPVPFDGKRMIFGGFTPVLDMVS is encoded by the coding sequence ATGACATATATCGACGGTTTCGTGATCGCCTGCCCCAAGGCCAAAAAACAGGATTTCATCGACCATGCCAGCCGGTCCGATGGAATGTTCATCGAAATGGGAGCGTTGCGGGTGATCGAATGCTGGGCCGATGACGTCCCCGAAGGCAAGCTCACCGATTTCCGCATGGCCGTAAAGGCCGAACCGGATGAGGATGTTATCTTTAGCTGGATCGAATGGCCCGACAAGGCGACGCGGGACAAGGCCTATGCGCAAATGATGGACCCGACCAATGCCGACCCGCGCATGGACCCGGAAAAAAATCCCGTCCCGTTCGATGGCAAGCGGATGATCTTTGGCGGATTTACGCCCGTCCTCGACATGGTGTCTTAA
- the yihA gene encoding ribosome biogenesis GTP-binding protein YihA/YsxC: protein MDTKIFSGPVNFLKSAPGLEFLPDADVPEIAFAGRSNVGKSSLINALVNRNGLARASNTPGRTQELNFFDVGEPPLFRICDMPGYGYAKAPIKTVQKWRYLVNDYLRGRQVLKRTFLLIDSRHGVKEVDREIMKMLDGAAVSYRVVLTKTDKIKASELAAVEEATLAELRKHSAAFPLINATSAEKKGGIEALRDAVLEAVVS from the coding sequence ATGGATACGAAAATCTTCTCAGGCCCGGTCAACTTCCTGAAATCGGCCCCGGGTCTTGAATTCCTGCCCGATGCAGATGTGCCGGAAATCGCCTTTGCCGGCCGGTCGAATGTTGGCAAGTCGAGCTTGATCAACGCGTTGGTCAACCGCAACGGCCTAGCCCGCGCATCGAACACGCCGGGGCGCACACAGGAACTGAATTTTTTCGATGTAGGCGAGCCGCCGCTGTTCCGCATCTGCGATATGCCCGGCTATGGCTATGCCAAGGCACCGATCAAGACCGTGCAGAAATGGCGCTATCTGGTGAATGACTATCTGCGCGGAAGGCAGGTGCTGAAACGCACCTTTCTCCTCATCGACAGCCGCCATGGCGTAAAGGAAGTCGATCGCGAAATCATGAAAATGCTCGATGGCGCGGCCGTCAGCTATCGCGTTGTCCTTACCAAGACCGACAAGATCAAGGCCAGCGAACTTGCCGCCGTCGAAGAGGCAACGCTTGCCGAATTGCGCAAGCACAGCGCCGCTTTTCCGCTGATCAACGCAACATCGGCCGAGAAAAAGGGCGGGATCGAAGCGCTTCGCGATGCAGTGCTCGAGGCAGTTGTCAGTTAG